One window from the genome of Amycolatopsis sp. NBC_01480 encodes:
- a CDS encoding TetR/AcrR family transcriptional regulator translates to MEQARAPRRDPARKARILAASAELISRHGYHAVGLTEIGTAAGIVSTGVYRHFPSKSAILAALLHQVMDLLGTAAGEIVATAPDDRAAVTELVRHHVRVAIEDRRILQVYHFEARCLPAEDQQRLRRAQRDYVEEWVAVVTPLRPGLTDAQARALVHAAIGGVQSVLFHHSGLAQDRLTALLCGAAHACLGVAAAAEPGCRVGLHPS, encoded by the coding sequence ATGGAGCAGGCACGCGCGCCGCGACGAGACCCCGCCCGCAAGGCGCGGATCCTGGCCGCGTCGGCGGAGCTGATCTCGCGGCACGGCTACCACGCAGTGGGCCTGACGGAGATCGGCACCGCGGCCGGGATCGTGAGCACCGGCGTCTACCGGCACTTCCCGAGCAAGTCGGCGATCCTGGCGGCGCTCCTGCACCAGGTGATGGACCTGCTGGGCACGGCCGCGGGCGAGATCGTGGCGACCGCGCCCGACGACCGGGCCGCGGTCACCGAGCTGGTCCGCCACCACGTCCGGGTCGCGATCGAAGACCGCCGAATCCTGCAGGTCTACCACTTCGAGGCGCGCTGCCTGCCCGCCGAGGACCAGCAACGGCTGCGCCGGGCCCAGCGCGACTACGTCGAGGAGTGGGTCGCGGTGGTGACACCGCTGCGGCCCGGCCTCACCGACGCCCAGGCCAGGGCCCTGGTCCACGCGGCGATCGGCGGGGTGCAATCCGTGCTGTTCCACCATTCCGGGCTCGCCCAGGACCGGCTGACCGCGCTGCTCTGCGGTGCGGCCCACGCCTGTCTCGGGGTGGCGGCCGCCGCCGAACCGGGCTGCCGGGTGGGGCTCCATCCCTCGTGA